The Naumovozyma castellii chromosome 4, complete genome genome contains a region encoding:
- the NCAS0D00560 gene encoding uncharacterized protein (ancestral locus Anc_1.361): protein MLLQYALSVVLLLKHALSFDWDLRAGSGISFAEYHEENIPLLLGLDSTNKSDGNLLLPFNTTRIPGSNESLAIQQFIVDHFNETLQANWTIEQDRFEENGRNFTNLVFTLNQGPSPSDDDDDGKYLMLSAHYDTLIRPDGFVGAMDSAASCAMMLYIAQFVDWTLAHPDPDSAATSRETTPLALKLVFFDGEEALEHWSAEDSLYGSRHLAAKWEVDGTLPQIELMVLLDLLGDRTSRVPSYFGSSHKYYSMLSEIETDYLAGTALASSLDATNTAFVALGRSVIDDDHVPFYRRGTAVLHVIPYPFPTTWHAVEDDFAHLSSDEIRRWTTILSEFTWRSVQRDAPLKL from the coding sequence ATGCTGCTACAATATGCATTGAGTGTAGTGCTTCTCCTAAAACACGCGCTAAGTTTCGATTGGGACCTGCGAGCCGGATCGGGTATTTCATTTGCAGAGTATCACGAGGAAAACATCCCGTTACTGCTTGGTCTGGACAGTACGAACAAGAGCGACGGCAACCTGTTGCTACCGTTCAATACGACACGTATCCCCGGGAGCAATGAGTCGCTCGCCATCCAGCAGTTTATCGTGGACCATTTCAACGAGACGTTGCAGGCCAATTGGACGATAGAGCAGGATCGGTTCGAAGAGAACGGGCGCAACTTCACGAACCTGGTGTTCACGTTGAACCAGGGACCATCACCATCggacgacgacgacgatGGCAAGTACCTGATGCTCTCAGCGCACTACGACACGCTAATCAGGCCCGATGGGTTCGTGGGTGCCATGGACAGCGCAGCGTCGTGTGCGATGATGCTCTACATCGCGCAGTTTGTGGACTGGACCCTGGCACATCCGGACCCGGATTCCGCGGCAACCAGCCGGGAAACCACTCCGCTGGCGCTGAAGCTTGTCTTCTTCGACGGCGAGGAGGCCCTGGAACACTGGTCCGCGGAAGACTCGCTGTATGGATCCCGCCATCTGGCGGCTAAATGGGAGGTGGACGGTACCCTGCCACAGATCGAGCTGATGGTGTTGTTGGACCTGCTCGGGGATCGCACGAGCAGGGTCCCCAGCTATTTTGGCAGCTCGCACAAGTACTACTCCATGCTCAGCGAGATCGAAACGGATTACCTCGCAGGCACGGCGCTAGCTTCCTCGTTGGACGCGACAAACACCGCGTTTGTCGCCCTAGGCCGCAGCGTCATCGACGACGACCACGTGCCCTTCTACAGAAGGGGGACGGCCGTGCTGCACGTGATCCCGTACCCGTTCCCCACGACATGGCACGCCGTCGAGGACGATTTCGCCCATCTGAGCTCGGACGAAATCCGCCGCTGGACAACAATCCTGTCCGAGTTCACGTGGCGCTCCGTGCAGCGCGATGCACCCCTGAAATTATAG
- the IGD1 gene encoding Igd1p (ancestral locus Anc_1.363) produces MPDYLRTPDKHQEYAQSRFFTDLNEDEPPQPMKSPNLSEFNVSEPPISVSPLPPPAQEDPHQHNGYNDYSYLHGAKADKKKDTNPPHHQFVRRSSTNYADALNDKEKATATTLPHHPRHKSGSPEMNLQDLRHDHQMQNTEHTKHKCADMGDYILGKTTTPETQQVEDTDPVTGSQAATTATSTSAIPKTTPAAPTDVPQMQRRKSSFVYEDFKKDMYDRLKMFEKK; encoded by the coding sequence ATGCCCGACTACCTAAGAACACCAGACAAACACCAGGAATACGCTCAATCACGCTTCTTCACAGACCTCAACGAGGATGAACCTCCACAACCAATGAAGAGCCCAAACTTGTCCGAGTTCAACGTATCAGAGCCCCCCATCTCCGTATCACCATTGCCACCACCTGCACAGGAGGATCCACACCAACATAACGGATATAATGACTACTCATACCTTCATGGCGCAAAGGCAGACAAGAAAAAGGATACGAACCCACCACATCATCAATTCGTAAGACGTAGCTCGACAAACTACGCGGATGCTTTGAACGATAAAGAGAAGGCAACCGCTACAACACTCCCCCATCACCCAAGACATAAGAGTGGGTCCCCCGAGATGAACCTACAGGACCTGAGACACGATCATCAGATGCAGAATACCGAGCATACCAAGCATAAGTGTGCAGACATGGGTGATTATATACTGGGCAAAACTACAACCCCGGAAACGCAACAAGTAGAAGATACAGACCCAGTCACAGGCTCGCAGGCTGCCACTACTGCTACTAGTACTTCAGCAATCCCCAAGACAACTCCCGCCGCACCAACTGACGTCCCGCAGATGCAAAGGAGGAAATCGTCCTTTGTCTACGAGGACTTCAAGAAGGACATGTACGACAGGTTGAAGATGTTCGAAAAGAAGTAA